A stretch of Mycobacterium sp. ITM-2016-00316 DNA encodes these proteins:
- a CDS encoding sirohydrochlorin chelatase, whose product MNRGAAAVLVAHGTRKPGGVAMVEDLARRVGDVLDREVHVAFVDVLGPTPTEVLDRLPAHRPAVLVPAFLAGGYHVRVDVPAHVQACAHPDVTVTRPLGPCPGTVRVIADRLFESGWRPGDSVILAAAGTSDRSAQSDLRQTAAMLSALIGDRVELGYAATGAPTVAEAVEAARARSGGARVAVASYLLADGLFQDRLRASGADIVSEPLGIHSGMIRLIASRFRRAQAAHLPRAA is encoded by the coding sequence ATGAACCGGGGCGCCGCCGCCGTGCTGGTGGCCCACGGCACCCGCAAACCGGGCGGCGTCGCCATGGTGGAGGACCTCGCGCGCCGCGTCGGCGACGTGCTCGATCGCGAGGTGCACGTCGCGTTCGTCGACGTGCTCGGACCGACCCCCACCGAGGTACTCGACCGTCTGCCCGCGCACCGGCCCGCGGTCCTGGTGCCCGCCTTCCTGGCCGGGGGATACCACGTCCGCGTCGACGTGCCCGCTCATGTGCAGGCCTGCGCCCACCCCGATGTCACGGTGACCAGGCCGCTGGGCCCGTGCCCGGGCACCGTCCGGGTGATCGCCGACCGGCTCTTCGAATCGGGCTGGCGCCCGGGCGATTCCGTCATCCTGGCGGCGGCCGGAACCTCGGATCGCAGCGCGCAGTCCGATCTGCGGCAGACCGCGGCGATGCTGTCCGCACTGATCGGCGACCGGGTCGAACTCGGCTATGCCGCCACCGGAGCCCCGACGGTCGCCGAAGCGGTCGAGGCTGCGCGGGCCCGCTCCGGCGGGGCACGGGTGGCCGTCGCGTCCTACCTGCTGGCCGACGGCCTGTTCCAGGACCGGTTGCGGGCATCGGGCGCCGATATCGTCAGCGAGCCGCTGGGCATCCATTCGGGCATGATCCGGCTGATCGCGAGCCGGTTCCGGCGCGCGCAGGCCGCGCACCTGCCCCGCGCCGCCTGA
- a CDS encoding agmatine deiminase family protein has translation MTTYLMPAEAAPQDRVWMAYPSAGYSLGDTEAEHHEARSTWAAVAHAIAEFEPVSLLVDPGEIDAAKGYVSQDIDIVEAPLNDAWMRDIGPTFVHAEDGSVAAVDWVFNGWGGQDWARWDRDAKVGALIAEIAGVPLVSSPLVNEGGGIQVDGRGTVLVTDTVQLDPGRNPGLSRSDVEAELARTIGAAEVVWLPRGLTRDSQRFGTRGHVDIVAAFTAPGRLLLHTQTAGAHPDTAVCRELREQLADRFEVIEMPAPDTLTDDEGYVDYSYINHLVVNGGVIACSFGDPRDADAAAILAEQYPGRTVVSVDARPLFARGGGVHCITQHQPSPMRAAQ, from the coding sequence ATGACGACCTACTTGATGCCCGCCGAGGCCGCACCGCAGGACCGGGTGTGGATGGCCTACCCGTCCGCGGGGTACTCACTCGGCGACACCGAGGCCGAACACCATGAGGCCCGCTCCACCTGGGCTGCGGTGGCGCACGCGATCGCGGAGTTCGAACCGGTCTCGCTGCTGGTGGATCCCGGTGAGATCGATGCCGCGAAAGGTTATGTGTCCCAGGACATCGACATCGTGGAAGCGCCGCTCAACGACGCCTGGATGCGGGACATCGGTCCGACGTTCGTGCATGCCGAGGACGGGTCGGTGGCCGCCGTGGACTGGGTGTTCAACGGGTGGGGCGGCCAGGACTGGGCGCGCTGGGATCGTGACGCGAAGGTCGGCGCACTGATCGCCGAGATCGCCGGGGTGCCGCTGGTGTCTTCCCCACTTGTCAATGAGGGCGGCGGAATTCAGGTCGATGGGCGCGGCACCGTGCTGGTCACCGACACGGTGCAGCTGGATCCGGGACGCAACCCGGGGCTGAGCAGATCGGACGTCGAGGCAGAACTCGCCCGCACCATCGGCGCCGCCGAGGTGGTGTGGCTGCCGCGTGGACTGACCCGCGACTCGCAACGTTTCGGCACTCGCGGCCACGTCGACATCGTCGCCGCGTTCACCGCGCCGGGCCGCCTGCTGCTACATACCCAGACCGCCGGCGCCCACCCCGACACCGCGGTGTGCCGCGAACTCCGGGAACAACTCGCCGACCGATTCGAGGTCATCGAGATGCCGGCACCGGATACCCTCACCGACGATGAGGGGTATGTCGACTACAGCTATATCAACCACCTCGTGGTCAACGGTGGCGTGATCGCCTGCAGTTTCGGTGATCCGCGCGATGCGGACGCCGCAGCCATTCTCGCCGAGCAGTATCCGGGCCGCACGGTGGTCTCGGTCGATGCCCGCCCACTGTTCGCGCGCGGCGGCGGTGTCCACTGCATCACCCAGCACCAGCCGTCCCCGATGCGGGCGGCGCAGTGA
- a CDS encoding uroporphyrinogen-III synthase, whose translation MTEPDWAPLTGFRVAVTSARRAEELSALLTRRGAAVTSAAAITMVPLPDDDELRINTEALIAAPPDIVIATTGIGLRGWIAAADGWGLAHELTAALGNARIVSRGPKATGALRAAGLPEEWSPESESSRELLHYLLEGGIVGMRVAVQLHGTNDDWDPFPEFLDELRAAGADVVPIRVYRWNPAPRNGPFDQLVLGIAEQRFDAVSFTSAPAVAALLLRARDLEVEPAVLTALRTNVHAMCVGPITARPLVRLGVPTSAPERMRLGALARHITDELPLLQSRRIRVAGHLLEIRGTCVMVDEVVKELPPAGMATIRALAHRPGAVVSRSDLLSALPGSGTDTHAVETAVLRLRTALGDKNIVSTVVKRGYRLAVDEFPAGAA comes from the coding sequence ATGACCGAACCTGACTGGGCTCCGCTCACCGGGTTCCGGGTCGCCGTGACCTCCGCCCGGCGAGCCGAAGAGCTGAGCGCACTACTGACCCGCCGCGGCGCCGCGGTGACCAGCGCGGCCGCCATCACCATGGTGCCGCTGCCGGACGACGACGAACTGCGGATCAACACCGAGGCCCTGATCGCCGCTCCCCCGGACATCGTCATCGCCACCACCGGCATCGGGCTGCGCGGCTGGATCGCGGCGGCCGACGGCTGGGGGCTGGCCCACGAACTGACTGCGGCGCTGGGCAACGCCCGCATCGTCTCCCGCGGACCCAAGGCGACCGGCGCACTGCGCGCCGCAGGCCTGCCCGAGGAATGGTCCCCGGAATCGGAGTCCTCCCGCGAGCTGCTGCACTACCTGCTGGAGGGCGGCATCGTCGGGATGCGCGTCGCCGTCCAGCTGCACGGCACCAACGACGACTGGGACCCGTTCCCGGAGTTCCTGGACGAGCTGCGGGCCGCCGGCGCCGATGTGGTGCCGATCCGGGTGTACCGATGGAATCCGGCACCGCGCAACGGACCGTTCGACCAACTGGTCCTCGGTATCGCCGAACAACGCTTCGACGCGGTCAGCTTCACCTCCGCGCCGGCGGTCGCGGCCCTGTTGCTGCGCGCCCGCGACCTCGAGGTGGAACCCGCCGTCCTGACCGCACTGCGCACCAATGTGCACGCCATGTGCGTCGGACCGATCACTGCCCGACCGCTGGTGCGGCTGGGTGTGCCGACCTCGGCGCCGGAACGCATGCGCCTCGGCGCGCTGGCCCGCCACATCACCGATGAGCTGCCGCTGCTGCAGTCCCGCCGGATCCGGGTCGCCGGGCACCTGCTGGAGATCCGCGGCACCTGTGTGATGGTCGACGAGGTGGTCAAGGAGCTGCCGCCGGCCGGGATGGCGACCATCCGGGCACTGGCCCACCGCCCGGGCGCGGTGGTGTCGCGCTCCGATCTGCTGAGCGCGCTGCCGGGCAGCGGAACCGACACCCATGCCGTCGAGACCGCCGTACTGCGTCTACGAACAGCCTTGGGCGACAAGAACATCGTCTCGACGGTCGTCAAACGCGGGTATCGGCTGGCCGTCGACGAGTTCCCGGCAGGTGCGGCATGA
- a CDS encoding TetR/AcrR family transcriptional regulator C-terminal domain-containing protein — MGRPKVAILSSDLIATAAMDLVNRTGGFTIPELARTLKVSPSSLYNHVSGREQIIELLREKAMSEVRLPDLAGPWIDVVGDIVRSYYRSYARYPRLIPLMTAYPVGSHQAVAMYNALAVTLTGAGFTAADTLRIITLIDSFVLGSALDAAAPAAPWGDGGGAGPELAAALATGAAAADRPGDAFEFGLQVLLRGVSRP; from the coding sequence ATGGGACGACCGAAGGTGGCGATCCTGTCCAGTGACCTGATCGCCACGGCCGCAATGGATCTGGTGAATCGGACCGGCGGATTCACCATCCCCGAACTGGCCCGCACCCTGAAGGTCAGCCCGTCCTCGCTGTACAACCACGTCTCCGGGCGCGAGCAGATCATCGAACTGCTCCGCGAGAAAGCCATGAGCGAGGTCCGCCTGCCCGATCTCGCCGGACCGTGGATCGACGTCGTCGGCGACATCGTGCGGTCCTACTACCGCAGCTACGCCCGCTACCCCCGGCTGATACCGCTGATGACCGCCTATCCGGTCGGCAGCCACCAGGCCGTCGCGATGTACAACGCGCTGGCCGTCACCCTCACCGGCGCCGGTTTCACCGCCGCAGACACCCTGCGCATCATCACGCTCATCGACAGCTTCGTGCTCGGCTCGGCCCTGGATGCGGCCGCACCCGCCGCGCCCTGGGGCGACGGTGGCGGCGCCGGACCGGAACTGGCCGCGGCCCTGGCCACCGGCGCCGCGGCGGCCGATCGGCCCGGTGACGCCTTCGAGTTCGGCCTGCAGGTGCTGCTGCGCGGCGTGAGCCGGCCGTAG
- a CDS encoding allophanate hydrolase subunit 1 — MSLTTEIKAPGALGTVHDYGDQALLLEFDSTADVLAWTDTLTRAGLPGVVDVVPASRTVLMKLDGPRYLAPTRQRLGKLHPEQSVTEGRTADEPDAVIEVTYDGADLDAVAELTGLSTAEVIAVHTGTLWRVGFGGFAPGFAYLVGGDPRLQVPRRDEPRTRVPAGSVGLAGEFSGVYPRESPGGWQLIGRTDAVLFDVTREKPALLTPGMTVAFREV; from the coding sequence ATGAGCCTGACAACGGAAATCAAGGCGCCCGGCGCACTGGGCACCGTTCACGACTATGGCGACCAGGCGCTGCTACTCGAGTTCGACAGCACCGCGGATGTATTGGCCTGGACCGACACCCTGACACGGGCCGGTCTGCCGGGCGTTGTCGACGTCGTGCCCGCCTCCCGCACCGTACTGATGAAGCTCGACGGGCCGCGCTACCTCGCGCCCACCCGGCAACGGCTCGGAAAGCTGCACCCCGAACAGTCCGTCACCGAAGGCCGCACGGCCGATGAACCCGACGCGGTCATCGAGGTGACCTATGACGGCGCCGACCTGGACGCGGTCGCGGAGCTCACCGGGCTGAGCACCGCCGAGGTGATCGCCGTCCACACCGGAACCCTGTGGCGGGTCGGATTCGGCGGCTTCGCACCGGGTTTCGCGTATCTGGTCGGCGGCGATCCCCGCCTACAGGTACCTCGCCGCGACGAACCGCGCACCCGGGTACCGGCCGGATCGGTCGGGCTGGCCGGTGAGTTCAGCGGCGTCTACCCCCGCGAATCCCCCGGCGGCTGGCAACTGATCGGCCGCACCGACGCCGTGCTGTTCGACGTCACCCGGGAGAAGCCCGCACTGCTGACACCGGGCATGACCGTCGCATTCCGGGAGGTCTGA
- a CDS encoding nitrilase-related carbon-nitrogen hydrolase, with product MRTLIAGAAAPLSRSNASQRPPLRVGLVQHRWRADAAELARVLRDGIDRAAGEGATAVFLPEITLLRYPADTPAGPNPGDGAEDLTGGPTFALAAEAARANKVFVHASLYEKAPAADGLGFNTAILVSPAGDLVGRTRKMHIPISAGYYEDTYFRPGPPEDAYPVYAPEGLGARIGLPTCWDEWFPEVARNYSLGGAEIVVYPTAIGSEPVFPDFDTQPLWQQVIVANGINSGLFMVVPNRTGDEGALSFYGSSFISDPYGRVLVQAPRDEEAVLVADLDLDQRRDWLELFPFLLTRRPDSYGGLTAPVNPSQPYGTGHDATAVVK from the coding sequence ATGCGCACCCTGATCGCCGGAGCCGCCGCACCGCTGTCACGTTCGAACGCCTCGCAGCGTCCGCCGCTGCGGGTGGGGCTGGTCCAGCACCGCTGGCGCGCGGACGCCGCCGAACTGGCCCGGGTCCTGCGCGACGGGATCGATCGGGCCGCCGGCGAGGGCGCCACCGCGGTATTCCTGCCCGAGATCACCCTGCTGCGCTACCCCGCCGATACGCCCGCCGGGCCGAACCCGGGCGATGGCGCCGAGGATCTCACCGGTGGACCCACCTTCGCGCTGGCCGCCGAGGCCGCCCGCGCCAACAAGGTCTTCGTGCACGCCTCGCTGTACGAGAAGGCGCCTGCGGCAGACGGTTTGGGCTTCAACACCGCCATCCTGGTCTCCCCGGCGGGCGATCTGGTGGGCCGCACCCGCAAGATGCACATCCCCATCTCGGCCGGTTATTACGAGGACACCTATTTTCGTCCGGGTCCGCCCGAGGACGCGTACCCGGTCTATGCCCCCGAGGGCCTGGGCGCCCGCATCGGCCTGCCGACCTGCTGGGACGAATGGTTCCCGGAGGTGGCCCGCAACTACTCGCTCGGCGGCGCCGAGATCGTGGTCTACCCGACCGCGATCGGATCCGAGCCGGTGTTCCCGGACTTCGACACCCAGCCACTGTGGCAGCAGGTCATCGTCGCCAACGGCATCAACAGCGGCCTGTTCATGGTGGTGCCCAACCGCACCGGCGATGAGGGTGCGCTGTCGTTCTACGGTTCGTCGTTCATCTCCGATCCGTACGGGCGGGTGCTGGTGCAGGCGCCGCGTGACGAGGAGGCGGTGCTGGTCGCCGATCTGGATCTGGATCAGCGCCGGGACTGGCTGGAGCTCTTCCCGTTCCTGCTGACCCGGCGCCCGGACAGCTATGGCGGGCTGACCGCGCCGGTGAATCCGTCCCAGCCATACGGCACCGGGCACGACGCCACGGCGGTCGTGAAATGA
- a CDS encoding ABC transporter substrate-binding protein has product MPTTWSRRGFLMALAAGSAAAVTACRSDPPGAIADDGSVTVDHAFGETKVPAPPTRVISAGLTGQDCLLAVGVVPIAITEWFGGQPFAVWPWAVPALGTAQPAVLNLDGGINFEAITALNPDLIIATNAGLDRDTYTRLSNVAPTIAQAGQDAFFEPWKDQATAIGAAVFKHDQMQQLIADVDTRFTTLGSETPAFTGKRALLLQGSLDDGGLVTTPAGWRTEFLTQLGFEIPEVDATVPRDRMAEVLSGADVLIWAADDAETAILTGDPIIAEQGGRNVFTGRDLAAAIAFCSPLSLPLVADQLPPMLSAALA; this is encoded by the coding sequence GTGCCGACAACCTGGTCCCGGCGAGGTTTCCTGATGGCGCTTGCCGCCGGTTCCGCCGCGGCGGTGACCGCGTGCAGATCGGACCCGCCCGGCGCCATCGCCGATGACGGCTCCGTCACCGTCGACCACGCGTTCGGCGAGACCAAGGTACCCGCGCCGCCCACCCGGGTGATCAGCGCCGGACTGACCGGGCAGGACTGTCTACTCGCCGTGGGCGTGGTGCCGATCGCCATCACCGAATGGTTCGGCGGGCAACCGTTCGCGGTGTGGCCGTGGGCGGTCCCCGCTCTCGGTACCGCGCAGCCGGCCGTGCTGAACCTCGACGGCGGCATCAACTTCGAGGCCATCACCGCACTCAACCCGGATCTGATCATCGCCACCAACGCCGGGCTCGATCGGGACACCTACACCCGGCTGTCCAACGTCGCACCGACCATCGCCCAAGCCGGCCAGGACGCGTTCTTCGAACCGTGGAAGGACCAGGCCACCGCGATCGGTGCGGCGGTGTTCAAGCACGACCAGATGCAACAGCTCATCGCCGATGTCGACACCCGGTTCACCACGCTGGGCAGCGAGACTCCCGCGTTCACGGGCAAACGGGCGCTGCTGCTGCAGGGCAGCCTGGACGACGGCGGGCTGGTGACGACCCCGGCCGGCTGGCGCACCGAGTTCCTCACCCAGCTGGGTTTCGAGATACCCGAGGTCGACGCGACGGTGCCGCGCGACCGGATGGCCGAGGTCCTGAGCGGCGCGGATGTACTGATCTGGGCCGCCGACGACGCGGAGACCGCGATACTGACCGGCGACCCGATCATCGCCGAGCAGGGCGGGCGCAATGTCTTCACCGGCCGCGACCTGGCCGCGGCGATCGCCTTCTGCTCTCCGCTGTCGCTGCCGCTGGTGGCCGATCAGCTGCCGCCGATGCTGAGCGCCGCCCTGGCCTGA
- a CDS encoding GNAT family N-acetyltransferase yields the protein MRSHSHGQGAVREVHTARLIHTADLDAETRDDAHRMVVDAFNADGDGDPDDAFDDSDWEHALGGMHALIGHRGAIIAHGAVVQRRLLYRGTALRCGYIEAVAVREDWRGQGLATAVMDALEQVLRGAYQLGALGSSEAGLALYLPRGWQQWTGPTSVLAPTGVTRTPDDDGGVYVLPVNVELDTAADLACDWRDGDVW from the coding sequence GTGCGCAGTCACAGCCACGGCCAGGGTGCGGTGCGGGAAGTCCACACCGCCCGCCTGATCCATACCGCCGACCTGGATGCCGAGACGCGCGATGACGCCCACCGGATGGTCGTCGACGCCTTCAACGCAGACGGGGACGGCGATCCCGACGACGCCTTCGACGATTCCGACTGGGAACACGCGCTGGGCGGCATGCATGCGCTCATCGGCCACCGCGGCGCCATCATCGCGCACGGAGCGGTCGTGCAGCGCAGGCTGCTCTACCGGGGCACGGCACTGCGCTGCGGATACATCGAAGCCGTCGCGGTGCGCGAGGACTGGCGCGGTCAGGGGCTGGCCACCGCCGTCATGGATGCCCTCGAGCAGGTGCTGCGTGGCGCCTACCAACTGGGCGCTCTGGGATCCTCGGAGGCCGGGCTGGCGCTGTACCTGCCGCGCGGCTGGCAGCAGTGGACCGGCCCGACCTCGGTACTGGCGCCGACCGGCGTCACCCGCACCCCCGACGATGACGGCGGCGTCTACGTGCTGCCGGTCAACGTCGAGCTGGACACCGCCGCGGACCTCGCCTGCGACTGGCGCGACGGTGACGTCTGGTAG
- a CDS encoding queuosine precursor transporter, with protein sequence MTDSPEQRPSFAQVGSAYYPVLVAVFTALVIISNVTATKGVAFGPIITDGGFIVFPLTYVIGDVLSEVYGFKAARKAILLGFGMNALAAAAFWVTIYLPAADFYVNQPHFEIVVHAYTQLIVAGLAGFLVGQTINAWLVVKIKERTKEKHLWARLIGSTFGGQLGDTLVFCAIAANAIGITSFHDFVVYTALGWLYKTVIEIVMLPVTYRVIAVIKRREPTYQPVL encoded by the coding sequence CTGACCGACTCCCCCGAACAGCGACCATCGTTTGCCCAAGTCGGTTCGGCCTACTATCCGGTGCTCGTCGCCGTCTTCACCGCCCTGGTGATCATCTCCAACGTCACCGCCACCAAGGGGGTGGCGTTCGGCCCGATCATCACCGACGGCGGTTTCATCGTCTTCCCGCTCACCTACGTGATCGGCGACGTGCTCTCCGAGGTGTACGGGTTCAAGGCCGCCCGCAAGGCGATCCTGCTCGGATTCGGGATGAACGCGCTGGCCGCGGCGGCGTTCTGGGTGACCATCTATCTGCCGGCCGCCGACTTCTACGTCAACCAGCCGCACTTCGAGATCGTCGTGCACGCCTACACCCAACTGATCGTGGCCGGGCTGGCCGGCTTCCTCGTCGGCCAGACCATCAATGCCTGGCTGGTGGTGAAGATCAAGGAGCGCACCAAGGAGAAGCACCTGTGGGCCCGGTTGATCGGCTCCACGTTCGGCGGCCAGCTCGGTGACACCCTGGTGTTCTGCGCCATCGCCGCCAACGCCATCGGGATCACCAGCTTCCACGACTTCGTCGTCTACACCGCGCTGGGCTGGCTGTACAAGACTGTCATCGAGATCGTCATGTTGCCGGTGACCTACCGGGTGATCGCGGTGATCAAGCGTCGCGAGCCGACGTACCAGCCCGTTCTGTAA
- a CDS encoding 5-oxoprolinase/urea amidolyase family protein, with product MSITLEILRTGPLALVEDLGRPGLAHMGVTRSGAADRRAHTLANRLVANPGERATVEVTFGGFSVRVHGGGKEGVAIAVTGADTDPAVNGVPFGTNSIHYAHDGEVISLGSPHSGLRSYLAVRGGIDVEPVLGSRSYDVMSSIGPAPLRVGDVLPVGEHTAEFPELDQAPVGTIEPDILELQVVPGPRDDWFVDPDILIRTNWQVTNRSDRVGMRLVGMPLEYRWPDRQLPSEGATRGAIQVPPNGFPVILGPDHPVTGGYPVIGVVTEEDIDKLGQTRPGQTVRLHWSRPRRPF from the coding sequence ATGAGCATCACGCTGGAAATTCTGCGCACCGGGCCGCTGGCCCTCGTCGAGGATCTTGGCCGTCCCGGCCTGGCCCACATGGGGGTGACCCGCTCTGGAGCGGCCGACCGCCGCGCCCACACGCTGGCCAACCGATTGGTGGCCAACCCCGGTGAACGGGCCACCGTCGAGGTCACCTTCGGCGGATTCTCGGTGCGGGTGCACGGCGGCGGTAAAGAGGGGGTCGCCATTGCCGTGACCGGCGCCGACACCGACCCAGCTGTCAACGGAGTTCCGTTCGGCACCAACAGCATTCACTACGCCCATGACGGTGAGGTGATATCGCTGGGCTCCCCGCACTCCGGGCTGCGCAGCTACCTGGCGGTGCGCGGCGGGATCGATGTGGAGCCCGTGCTCGGGTCGCGCAGCTATGACGTGATGTCCAGCATCGGGCCCGCTCCGCTACGGGTGGGCGATGTGCTGCCCGTCGGTGAGCACACCGCCGAGTTCCCCGAACTCGACCAGGCGCCGGTCGGCACCATCGAACCCGACATCCTCGAGCTCCAGGTGGTGCCCGGCCCCCGCGACGACTGGTTCGTCGATCCGGACATCCTGATCCGCACCAACTGGCAGGTCACCAACCGTAGCGACCGGGTCGGGATGCGGCTGGTCGGGATGCCGCTGGAGTACCGCTGGCCCGACCGGCAGCTGCCCAGCGAGGGTGCCACCCGTGGCGCTATCCAGGTCCCGCCCAACGGATTTCCGGTGATTCTGGGGCCGGATCACCCGGTGACCGGCGGCTACCCGGTGATCGGGGTGGTGACCGAAGAGGACATCGACAAGCTGGGGCAGACCCGGCCCGGCCAGACGGTGCGGCTGCACTGGTCACGGCCCCGCCGGCCGTTCTGA
- a CDS encoding amidohydrolase — protein sequence MSTLFTGGTIWTGTDTTDALLVSDGIVVAVGAQARASNADERVDLSGGFLMPSFGDGHAHPLYGGLESVGPRVRPCGSVDEIVAAVKTYADAHPDQEWIVGASYDGSLVEGGLFDARWLDAAVPDRPVVLRAWDYHTFWVNSVALQRAGITADTPDPVLGEIPRRADGSVLGTLREWGATDLVAAVMPARDETVRIAALGTAADYYLARGVTWVQDAWVEPDDVNTYIAAAAAGALRMRFNLALYADPRHFDTQVTHFADARDRVRAAGSALLSAETVKFFADGVVENETGALLAPYCSGLHSHGMQLWEGDALARAAQRVDDLGLQIHIHAIGDAAVRQALDAIEHVVRTNGPRDRRPVIAHAQLVDDADLGRFAELGVIPNMQPLWAQLDALMTVLTVPRLGAARSDKQYRIRSLEKSGAALAFGSDWPVSSGAPLDGIAVAVSRQTEDGTPAGGWTPHEILPIEAALSAYTAGVAHQAFAESDWGQLIPGASADLVWLDSDPTTTAAHELPAVTVRATYLHGQPVYTREG from the coding sequence GTGAGCACGCTGTTCACCGGCGGCACCATCTGGACCGGCACCGACACCACCGACGCACTGCTCGTCAGCGACGGCATCGTGGTGGCGGTCGGTGCGCAGGCGCGGGCATCGAATGCCGATGAGCGGGTGGATCTTTCGGGCGGATTCCTCATGCCGTCCTTCGGGGACGGACACGCCCATCCGCTCTACGGTGGCCTGGAGTCGGTGGGGCCGCGGGTGCGGCCCTGCGGCTCGGTCGACGAGATCGTCGCCGCGGTCAAGACCTACGCCGATGCCCACCCCGACCAGGAGTGGATCGTCGGCGCCTCCTACGACGGCAGCCTGGTCGAGGGCGGGCTCTTCGACGCGCGCTGGCTCGACGCGGCAGTCCCCGACCGGCCGGTGGTGCTGCGGGCCTGGGACTACCACACGTTCTGGGTGAATTCCGTGGCCCTGCAGCGGGCCGGCATCACCGCCGACACCCCGGATCCGGTGCTCGGTGAGATCCCGCGCCGCGCCGACGGATCGGTGCTCGGCACGCTGCGCGAATGGGGTGCCACCGATCTGGTCGCCGCGGTGATGCCCGCCCGCGACGAGACCGTGCGGATCGCCGCCCTCGGTACCGCGGCGGACTACTACCTGGCGCGTGGCGTGACCTGGGTGCAGGACGCGTGGGTCGAGCCCGACGATGTGAACACCTACATCGCGGCGGCCGCCGCCGGTGCGCTGCGGATGCGCTTCAATCTGGCGCTCTATGCCGACCCGCGGCATTTCGACACGCAGGTCACGCATTTCGCGGACGCGCGCGACCGGGTCCGGGCCGCCGGTTCAGCGTTGCTGTCGGCCGAGACGGTGAAGTTCTTCGCCGACGGCGTCGTCGAGAACGAGACCGGAGCGCTGCTGGCACCGTACTGCTCCGGGCTGCACAGCCATGGCATGCAGCTCTGGGAGGGCGATGCGTTGGCCCGCGCCGCGCAACGGGTCGACGATCTCGGACTGCAGATCCACATCCATGCCATCGGGGATGCCGCGGTGCGCCAAGCCCTCGACGCCATCGAACACGTGGTCCGCACCAACGGGCCCCGCGACCGTCGCCCCGTCATCGCGCACGCACAGTTGGTCGACGACGCCGATCTGGGCCGGTTCGCCGAGCTGGGTGTCATCCCGAACATGCAGCCGCTGTGGGCGCAGCTGGATGCGTTGATGACGGTGCTGACCGTGCCGCGGCTGGGCGCCGCGCGCTCCGACAAGCAGTACCGCATCCGGTCCCTGGAAAAGTCCGGGGCCGCACTCGCTTTCGGATCCGACTGGCCGGTGTCCTCGGGAGCGCCGCTGGATGGCATCGCGGTCGCGGTGTCGCGCCAGACCGAGGACGGCACGCCCGCCGGTGGCTGGACCCCGCACGAGATTCTCCCGATCGAGGCCGCGCTGTCCGCCTACACGGCCGGCGTCGCGCATCAGGCGTTCGCCGAATCGGATTGGGGGCAGCTGATTCCCGGGGCCAGTGCCGATCTGGTCTGGCTGGACTCCGACCCCACCACGACCGCGGCGCATGAGCTGCCGGCCGTCACCGTCCGGGCCACCTACCTGCACGGGCAACCGGTCTACACGAGGGAAGGCTGA